The genomic segment TGCCTAGTCGCCTTGTCGCGACAGTTGGTTGCCATCGAAAATATTATTTATTTGTCCGTCGCTTTATCCGGTGCGGACCGGTTCCGTGCCTCCGCCGGTTACGGCGTGAGCTTGCCCAGCGAGCCATCCCTGATTGTGCCCGCGATCCCGCGGCGCCGGACCGCCGTCCGTCTCCGAGC from the Methylorubrum extorquens genome contains:
- a CDS encoding protein of unknown function (Evidence 5 : Unknown function); this encodes MSRQLVAIENIIYLSVALSGADRFRASAGYGVSLPSEPSLIVPAIPRRRTAVRLRAGLRSRRRRMIATCEARISP